Genomic DNA from Dioscorea cayenensis subsp. rotundata cultivar TDr96_F1 chromosome 1, TDr96_F1_v2_PseudoChromosome.rev07_lg8_w22 25.fasta, whole genome shotgun sequence:
TGCGCCATGGCGATCGGATGGACGTCGCCGTGCCGATGTGGCTCACCCATGCCGATCGTCCCTGGGATCCCCCGCTCACCGACGATGGCCTCATCCGCGCTTGGACCACCGGTAAGCGTCTCCGCGCGATCGGCTTCCCCATCCACCGTGTTATCGTCTCCCCCTTCCTCCGATGCCTCCAGACAGCCCGTGAAGTGGTCTCCGCCCTCTGTGCCATCGTCGATGATGAAACTCAACTCCTCGCCATGGAGACCAGCGAGGGTGTCGTCATTGACCCCTCTAAAGTCAAGGTATTGCTCTGATCTTCAGTGTAGGTTCTAGGGATTTACTTTGATTTTCAAATGCAAGGTTTATTAGGAGAGTATTGATGCTGGTGAAGAGCTTTGTTAGGAAATCCACGGAATGAGTTTTCATTGCagatgatgtttattttttgtaCTAATAAGttctcattttattattaatcgtTTCTCTAAGATTTCACAAAGGACAAATCCTAGATTGTCAAAGGTGGTGCTTTTATGTTACTAGTCATATTAGGAAAGATCAAGCTCTCTGTTGTACTTAtggatttttagaaaaaatggCACTTGAATGGTAGAGGTTGAGTTGATGCATGGCTGGAGAGGAATTTTGGTGCTCTTGAATATTTTCATCATTGATgttgttcatgtttggattattaCCAAACCCATTGGCCCACTAGaagtgtttgattttttttttttcttacagaaTTTCTCACACCAACACATCATGTGACAATAAAAATAGATTTGCTACAGTTCACCTTGttcattttggaaattttaGTTGATTCAATGTTCAATAACTATAAGCAATGACACTGTTAGTTAAAGATGTCATTCTTAGTGATAGCTCATTGGTGGTTGATTTGATTATTACTTGCTTACTTTTTATAAGGAAGTTCATTTCTCTTGTGCAATAGAGCTCTGTAAGTCATAAAGTCTAAGAAGAATTACGTCAGTTGTGTTTCTGCATTTTTGTCAACAAACTGTTTTTATCACCACTCCATGACATTTAACAAAAAGCAGGAAAgctatacatgcacaaatgATTGTTTTGAAATCCTCATCAAATGCAAGATCCCtcatttctttactttgatAGGGTGATTCTCACAAAAAGGGTTATGCTAAAGGCTAATTGTGAAGCCTGATATTTAGCTTTAGGCTACTTCCCAACAACGCACATGAGCTATCATCACTAATTATTTGAAACTAGTTTCTTAGCCCCAGTCCAAAGCTGCTGGATATCTGTGTCGTTAACTATTCTATAGCATTCATTGAAATATCTGTATCTAATCCTTTGACCTTTTCCTTGTAAATAATCCCCTTCTGTTCTGCAGGTCTCAATAGAATATGGATTATGCGAGGCTTTGTGTGTTGAAGCAATTAAACCTGAGTATGCTCCTAAAGATGGGATTTGGTTTCCAGATTTATCAGACCTTGAAGCTAAACTACCCATTGGAACAATAGACCACTCCGTGGATATGGTTTATAAAGAGGTTTATTTTCTTAGAGACTTTTGTTTTTGCGCGTGGCTTCCTCATATAACCATGCAATTGTTCTGTCTATGATGAAACTGGGAGACTAAACTTGGGAAAAAATTTCCAGTTGCCTCAATGGAAGGAAACATTGGCTGGTGCAAGGAGTAGATATTATGCAATTTTCAAGGATCTAGCGAACAAGTTTCCGCATGAAAACTTATTACTTGTGACACATGGTGAGCTAAAAATGTCTAATTTTGGATGCTCAATGTCTCAGTTTCAGACAATTGTAACATCATTTACGATCACGGGAATTTGCAGGTGAGGGAGTTGGGGTTTCAGTCTCTTCTTTTCTGAAAGATGCACAGGTTTTCGAAGTGGAATATTGCGCGTACAGTCATTTGCAGAGGCAGATGTCTTTCGATTCGTCTGAGGTCACAGAGACGGACTTTAAGGTTTTAACAGCCAGTGGCAAAACTGGTGTACATTTTCTGGAGGCAATAGATTCCAAGCTCCTTGAATAACAGAGTTGATTTCTAGATgttgtcttctatttattttgttaaccttGTATCATGAAAGTCTAATTTCTGACTATTCATGAGCAATCTCATGTTTTTATTGTtcgaaaaaacaaacaaacaattctAATTTTCATGTGGCTTAATTCCATACGTTGGATAACATTTCAGTGTAAAATAAAAGCCAGGGTAAAATATAATTGATGTATGCTATGCATTTTCTGTGATTGATGTCTAGAGTTAATTGTCTTAGCCAGGAAAATCCATGCCTGAAGAAATGTCAATTgatgggtaaatttttcatgtgatCACTATGTTATGGCTGATTTCTATTTTGgtcattgtgtttcaatttgtttttttttagtcattagatattaatttgttttcaccggTTGGTCACTTGGGGTTTTCTGGCCAAATTTAGATGACGTGGCGGCCAGAAACCCCacgtcacttttttttttatatattttctctcATCTCACCGAGAGGGTTCTTTGAGAGGTTCTTGATTCGGGTTCACTTAAAAAAAGTGCAGTGGCATTTCCGACACGAACGTCATCTAAATTTTGCCGTAAAAATCCCAAGTCGACTAAtcggtgaaaacaaattaatatctaatgaaaaaaaaaaaaacaaattaaaacacaatgatcaaaatgaaaatcagcCATAATATAGtgaccacatgaaaaatttgCAATTACTTCCTCTATATATCTTCATTTTCAAGTTAATTACTTATAAATAGCAGGCCAAAATGGGGCCAATTATAAAAATCCGGAGAACTCCTTTACAGTATGAAGTAGTAGTGAAACTGTGAAAAGGTCCAATGAGGCCAAACTAAACATGGAACACAAGAGTTTATATAACTATTACAAGCCAGGAGTTCTCCTGTTTAAGTTCAGAAGCAAAAATAAAGATCACTTGTAATTCAAAGATAGGAAAAAATGAATGTAAACCAGGTAATTGGCATTCATTATAGTTGAATATACACACTGTCGAGTCATTGttaaaaaagaatgaagaataAGTTAGCCACATCAACATTAGGAGCATGCCAAAAACTTCAGATGTACAaatatagatatgtatatatatatacgaaacCTACAAAAACAGGGAAATTATTGTCCTGTATTAACAACAAACAGCACTACCATAACAAAATTTACCAAATTTGGGTCTGCAATGATGGGCAAAATTACTAAACTGCATGGATTGGACTAGCGCCGGATTTTGTACTTGTATCCTTCCTCGGTGGATTAGCATGAAAAGCAGACTGCCGATCTGATCCTCCGAGTGACAGTGCAGAAGGTGGTCTACCAATTGAATCTCCTAGACTGAGCTGTGACATTCCCATGAGCTCGTTGACGTCTATAGGGGTATTTGGATGTACTGCTGTTGGCCTCACAATGCCATGCACCTCTTTCCCAGCGCTATCTAGCTGATAACTTGGCCAATAAGGGGTAGGGAGAAAGACTGGCATGAAATATGCAGGGTATACCACTGGGTAAGTGGATGGTGCTGGAACCGGTGCTGGAACCGGTGCTGGAGTAGATGTTTGAAGATCATTTgtacttgaatccattgattcaGATTCGTCATCCGGCAGTGGAGGTAATGGTGGTTGTTGATTTTGACCTTGTGCCTCCGCTTCTTCTGAACCGTCTGTGGGGTTTTGTTGAGTTTCTGAAGCCTGAGAAGAACATGATGCATAACAGTCAAAGAGCCATTGATAATGTGATGAGAATTATTTGAAGAGTATCTGATACACTAAACAATGTGCAAGAGTTAGAAGTAGATGAGTAGAAGATACAAACTTCATCAGTTATCATGTCAAAGAGACTTGATCTTCTCTTCCTCCCAGAGGTATTCATTTGACGGAGAAAATATTTTTGAGCATGACTGGCAACTTGCGCAGGTGACCTTGACACAACAAAGTTACGAGCTATCCCCCGCCATTCACCTTTTCCAAGCTTTTTCAATCCAAGTAAGAACATTCTATGCTCCTCTTCAGTCCAAGGTACCCCTGGAAATTAAAGAATGATGAAGACAAAAGCAGCTGAGATATTTTTAAACAGCAAAAGGATAATAACGGAGACCTCATTGATGTTAATATGAGAATCACAAATTAACTATGAGAAAAACATCCATGCTTGAAGCTATAGTATAGATAGCATAGTAGGCAATTTCAAGTTTTGCAGCAATATGCTTGTGAACCCTATGCAGCACACATTTTATTCAAGAACAAACCATGGCATACTTTCTCAGGAATGATAAGGAAGAACAAAGTTTAGGCTTAGTGTGTAATTAACTCAACTGCAGAAACCATTTTTGCGACCCTGATGCTATTTTTTAGTGAAAGTAATGTACAGGCATATGGATGAACTATcaacttctaaaaaaaattctgtaGAAGTCCAAGTCTCAAAGAATTTCCAGATATGGTAAGAGGGGTACTAAATAAGGAACTTTAAATAATGACCAGAGGGCCAGAAAACATAATCACATAATCAAATCAGCTAATTGAAAGCAACATGGCCTGACAAACT
This window encodes:
- the LOC120257319 gene encoding transcription factor MYBS3-like; its protein translation is MTRKCSSCSHNGHNARTCSARGVKLFGVRLTDGAIRKSASMGNLSHCAGLNIGGCGSLPADGLENGGRAADGYASEGFVKGSSSSCAARKKGVPWTEEEHRMFLLGLKKLGKGEWRGIARNFVVSRSPAQVASHAQKYFLRQMNTSGRKRRSSLFDMITDEASETQQNPTDGSEEAEAQGQNQQPPLPPLPDDESESMDSSTNDLQTSTPAPVPAPVPAPSTYPVVYPAYFMPVFLPTPYWPSYQLDSAGKEVHGIVRPTAVHPNTPIDVNELMGMSQLSLGDSIGRPPSALSLGGSDRQSAFHANPPRKDTSTKSGASPIHAV
- the LOC120263127 gene encoding uncharacterized protein LOC120263127, with protein sequence MEASTAVQNLVVMRHGDRMDVAVPMWLTHADRPWDPPLTDDGLIRAWTTGKRLRAIGFPIHRVIVSPFLRCLQTAREVVSALCAIVDDETQLLAMETSEGVVIDPSKVKVSIEYGLCEALCVEAIKPEYAPKDGIWFPDLSDLEAKLPIGTIDHSVDMVYKELPQWKETLAGARSRYYAIFKDLANKFPHENLLLVTHGEGVGVSVSSFLKDAQVFEVEYCAYSHLQRQMSFDSSEVTETDFKVLTASGKTGVHFLEAIDSKLLE